CTGAATGGAAAGAAAGTGTTTTTTATGTGGTGTCGTTTTCTGGAAGACAAAAGCACCAATAGATTGCCCATCTTCTAGTTGACTATTCATTGTtatctttattatgttttttactGATAACAGCACAGGGTCCCTGTAGACTTTTGGAGAACATAGCTGGTTTATCATTTCTTCAGAGTTCCACGTTTGTGCCTAGTAAATATAATTATTCCCCTTGGGCATGCTTTACCAGTTGCCAGTTTTATCAGTGATAATCTTTATATCTTGTGAAAAATGGAAACCTTATGAATTAACCTTGTTGTAAGtagttgactttttaaatattatttgaaagctttccacttaaaatttcaaaattgatGTTTGATATTTTAAGAAGAGACCATTTTAACTAAAGAAAACTGctttaaaactgtttaaaacatATACCTCTGACAGTAATTACTTTGAGTAGAACTTAAGGAACaaagtttggggaaaataaaggGCAGTTCTTTAAAGATTGGATTATTTCAAATGGAAACATAGTGGTACTCGTGTGTCTGCAGCTaatagtgttttaaaatgaagatgtggTAAGTTAAAATGCGATGGGTATTTTGGTTTGggtcccccccactcccccaccccttggGGCTGGTAGCcatatttttttcccaagcaaaataagaaatgttatttGAACTTGTTTGGTTTTTGATAATGAATATCAGCTTGTTTGTGGGATAAATGAGCAATTATCTATGGGTTCCACCAATGTAAATGGTTCCAGTTTTATAGCTGGTTGTCATGAATGTTGAATAtgttgcattaaaataaataatttggctTACTCTTTTATTACTGTACTTGTTTAGTGGTAACGTCACATTGGTAACACAATTCTGTGTAGATCTATGGAGACTCGATGATTActttgtaattaataattaaGGTGCTATTTTCAGACAGTTGCGCGAAACTTTTTCTCCGAAAATTTGTGAACCCAACCAGAGACCAGCTGAcaggtttaatttttctttgcccAAAAagctcctgggtttttttttttccttttttcctttttctttttttgtgaacaAGTTTTAAAACTAACTGctgagaccattttttttttaattttagagaaaaataaataaataacacaaagtGATGTTACCCAAGCAAGGCCTTCTAATAAAGGAGTGGTCCCCTCACCCATCCCTCCCTACCTGTGCAAGTCCTGCTCACATCAGTTTCCTTCCATCCAATTAGGCGACCTGGGAGACCCAGCCAGTACCGCCCAGACGGACTTCGGAGTGGTGATGGGGTACCTCCAAGAAGCTTACAGGATGGAACCAGGGAAGGTTTTGGACACTCCACATCACTCAAAGTTCCATTGGCTCGATCCCTGCAGATTAGTGAAGAGCTACTGAGCAGAAACCAATTGTCAACAGCTGCCAGCCTTGGGCCATCTGGATTACAGAATCATGGACAACACTTAATATTATCCAGGGAAGCCTCTTGGGCAAAACCACATTATGAGTTCAACCTCAGCCGTATGAAGTTCAGGGGAAATGGTGCACTCAGCAACATCAGTGACCTTCCTTTTCTTGCAGAAAACTCTGCCTTTCCAAAAATGGCACTTCAAGCAAAACAAGATGGAAAAAAGGATGCGAGCCATGCATCTCCTGTAGATTTAAAGATACCACAAGTTCGAGGAATGGATCTTTCTTGGGAGTCTCGCACTGGTGATCAGTACAGCTATAGCTCTTTGGTAATGGGTTCACAAACGGAGAGCGCGCTTAGTAAAAAGTTAAGGGCTATTCttccaaaacaaaatagaaaaagcatGCTAGATGCTGGACCCGATTCTTGGGGCTCAGATGCTGAGCAGTCTACCTCTGGACAGCCATATCCCACATCGGATCAAGAAGGAGACCCTGGCTCCAAGCAGCCTCGGAAGAAAAGAGGGCGTTACAGACAGTACAACAGTGAGATACTGGAGGAAGCAATCTCAGTGGTTATGAGTGGAAAAATGAGTGTTTCCAAAGCTCAGAGTATTTATGGGATTCCCCACAGTACACTGGAGTACAAAGTAAAGGAGAGGCTGGGCACTTTGAAAAACCCtccaaagaaaaagatgaaattaatgaGGTCGGAGGGGCCAGATGTTTCTGTAAAGATTGAATTAGATCCCCAGGGAGAGGCAGCACAAAGTGCAAATGAATCAAAAAATGAGTAGAAATACTGTAGAGTGCCAATTACTGTACAAACTGGGTGAGCACTACTGCATTGTTCAGCTGTCATTGCTTGCACCTGGCTTCATTTACTGTGACACTTGTTTCTTTGCAGATTTTGCATTGACTTGTGTGTACAGAGGTGAAAGGTGCATTCTGAatgttgcatattttaaaattttcatgtgcAGTATGGCTCGGGATATTGTTTGGCCTTTTGCATGTTTCTCTACAAAAGAGAATTGAGTTACCTCACAGAGAACAGATACATGGAAGTGGACTCCTTGCCTGTAGAGCCtgcatgcttttctttcttttttttccttaagttatatttgcctttatttaaaaaaaaaaaaaaagaaaaaaaaaagaaaaaagcccccTTTTAGAAACCACCTCTGTCATACTGGGAGCTTTATCATTACAAATTGGAAAGCCATCTTATAAAATCATTCATGTTTCTCTTCTACAATTCAACTAATTGAAGgattaaactaaagaaaaaattctaagaaCAATGAAccttggaatttaagaaatttggTTATTCAATGACACATAATTATTTAGGTCAATTTACgttttgtgattttcttctcaCTATTAAATTTACTTAACAAATCAGCAATCTATTTAGTGCTCACCCGGAGGGAAAGGAGGTGGAAAATGTGCACACACTACCTTCAGAAATGCTTTGGTTAATTACTTTGTAACACTACCTTTGCTGtaattttatttgggattttctaaGGGTAGAATTTGGTCTCACCAACAAGTGAGGATATAGCCTTATCTCATGGAGGACAAGCTCCGTTCTTACTCAGGAGCAGTCAGGGTACATTACATAAAACAGTAGAGGATGCCTCATTTTAACAGACTTTCTTTGTATTCTTAAAACCTTTTACAGATTTGATCATGTGCTAACTAACGACCGGATGTCGTTGCAGCAACTAGTTTAAAGTATTCAAGATCTGTTTATTGGGAGAAGTAAGGAAAGAAGTGTGTTTAAGTAATTATAATATTGAAAAAGTGGTATCTAGATTTTACAGCCTCAGTAGTCTGCCCAAATACCCACATGAATGAAGGATCCATGTTTGTGGtgagaaaaaaacacaacccCGAGGTAACCTAATATGATTTAGGTTGCATTTTACATCTAATGATAATTCAATCAGAAATCAAGCtcagtagaatttcttttttaaccaatCCAGATACTAGTACAAGGGgggttgttttttagtttttatttaattcgttgcttttgatttctttctttctttcttttttctttattttggcatCCTGCGTAATATCCCTTTCTTAACCTTTTCTGATACCTAGCTGATTTTTGTGGTTGTTTAGCACACAGTTCAGGACTTTTCAGATAAGCACTCCTTAACATCTAAGCGTTTTTTGAGATGGGCTTTTCAAATTACAGTAACTaaatttggaatatttattttcaaaaaatttttgcaAGAATAACTGACAAAGCCcatgaaatttaattttgcattgtaaccaaattaaaattactgtttgtgcaaaacaaaacccatacCACATACacctaatctaatctaatctaatttGCTGAGAAAAGTGGTCAGGCCCTTCTGAATGcttaaccaaaaacaaaaaggcattgGAGTTTTTGTGTAAAATCAAACTTGGAGCATTAAATTGAGGCTGATGATTTCAGATGGATGCTAACAGTTTGAAGAGAAGTAGGTCCAGACATTCCCAAGGCATAAATTCTTGCCTGGCAACTTTGGAGCAGTTAATTAGGTTAAGGATAGTTTTCCCTCAGCAACGTCTGTGTTCAAAGGTTAGGCACACCATTGCTGTTATTAAAATACATGCACTGCTCATTCTTGACAGTAGCCTGGGCTTGGTTCTCCTTTCGGTTTGGTTATTTTGTGTAGCAGTTTAATCCGTGGATGactgagcctgtttcctcttaGCTTTCTAGTCTTCTCAACAGAAAAAGCAGCTGGGGTTCAGAGCAGTATATGACTCTGCAATATTTTCTAGCCTAGCTAGAAgttgcaataaaaatattttgaaatatttggtttTCATCTGCAGTTGAAGGAAGTTGTAGAAAGTTTGCTGAAAGCAAAGGGCTAAGCTTGTGAAGGAATGCCTCCTTTGTTCCACACTCAGTAATTTGTCACACACAATTAATTGCAGCCATGGTACCTTTTTGCATGATGTTTGGGGTATTCGGTAGCCCAAATTGCTGCAAAAAAGTCCTTTGAGCAATTAATTTGTGCTTGCTTTTATCCCCTGTCAGAAAGGCATCATTAAAGGCCCATTTAAAAATCTGGCCCTAAAAGTTCAACTTTTGTAGTTTTACTGTTCAGAGAGGTTTAATCCTGTGTGGTAGTCTATACAGTGATGTATGAGTTGAGTTATGTAAATTTTGTCATTGTAGTGTACATGGAGTGATCATTTTactaacataaatattttctatgtgtgtTTCAGTGGATGACAATCGAGCAGCAGAAGAATGGTGTGCCTACCCTTTAATGCTGCAGTTTAAATAAGAGAACTTGTATTGTGTCATTTCAGATTGTAGGCTGAGAGTtgtaaatagtgaaaatttgagtacttctattatttgttttggttagaaagtgaatttaaaaacaaaccaaactctAAACTTTCTCAGATTAAAAGTCCTGAGACCTGAAGATTGTAATATTCATGTCTGTGAAGCTTTTAAACATTACACTTGAGATCAGTCATGACTTGATATTCAggtaaattttcttttccaagaagCTTTTGAATAAGCATATTTCCTCCAAAGGtcggtcggtctctctctctctcttttttttttttcttttttgagtgtaGATTATTTTAAAGCACTAATTGCATTACATTGGTAACTGCAATATAAAATAGCCATTATTGTTTTGTGAAGCATGGTTGAAATTAGATAGTGGTCCCTTTTAAATTTCATGagcctctcagaaaaaaaaaatctttaaaaaaaaatacagaaagctgctgaatatttcaaaagatatatattttacctTATTGTAGGTTTTGTAAAGTTAGTTTGTAATATTCAGGTGcacttttaatgttaaattttgtgTTCAGAGTTCCATTATACCATGTATTTCTTGGAGGTGGCTCATCACATGGCTGGCTGTCAGTCTTGGTGCTGCAGCGatcttttaatatttgatttctcTCTTAATTTGCCACTGTTCTGTATTGGCACTTTCAGTGTAGATATTCTAGTTTGGGGACGTCCTCATAAGTGTGTAATAGAGATTGGTCTATTCGCATGCTTAATTTCTGCTAATCAGAGTTTTGCATGGCCCAAACAACAGTTGACCATTTTTATGGTATGGGAAGGTATAGTTCACAGCTGTCTTTGTCACAAAAGCCTTTTCTCCTCTCATTTTCCAGTAGGCAGATGATGGCATTACTCCAACTATATATTACTCAAATTAATGTTAGGAGATAATGTATTGAAAATCAGTTCTTACGTTTTTATGAGAGAACATTGATATCATTGAATGGATAAGCTATGGCACTATAAAatcaaaaatactaaataatcCTGTGGAAGGATATCTAGTTAGTATTTTTACCATTAGCTTTCTCATTTCTCAGACAGTAGAGTCATGAAGCTTGACAATAATGTAGTGTACTATATTACTTTGTTCAGTAGGCTTTCCAGTGACTCTGAACTCTGTTCGTGATGAGCTATACACTTTTTTCTGTTCCCCAAATACCATGAAGGACAAGGTCTCTCTTTCAAGaaacataatttatatttgtgtataatactttttaatattaagttTGTTGTTACTCTGAAGTTTAGGTGTTGCTTGAGAAACCTTTGCTGCAGCAGATCACAAATATGAGTAAGGCTTTGTGTGATAATAGGGTCCTTATGTGAAGTTAATTACTGTTCAGTTCTGGTGAGCAAGCTCAACAAGTGTGAAGTGTGTATTAGCTTTATTTGGTACACTTTTACTTTACAATATTGAAGTGCTTTTAGAACTCTGGTTATCTTATAAAAACCATTACCTCAACCAATTGGCATTTTCATTCCCCAACATTTTACCTGAGCTATAATATGAGCTATATGGGATCAGATAGTGAAACAGTAAGGCACAATGAGAAGTTCAGTTCCCGATTTTCTGGAGAGAACTCTAAATTAGACTAAAAATGACTACCTGCAAAGGCCCATATCATAACTACCTTCTGTCGTTAGGCAGTACTTAGCAACCTTTGAGCTGCTAGTGAGTTATGTGTTCTCCCCCTGCCCAAGTAAGCACATGGTGCAAGGCCTGGTTCTAAGCCTTTGTGATTCTCTTAACATTTCATTGACCCATAATAGTGAAGCTTGTATTCagttagttatttttataaaacatattgaGTCAGCCCAATGTCAGAACCTGAAATTATTTTGAGTAGTTACAGCAGTTTTGAGATAGTTTGGTGCCGTTTTCTTTAACAGCTATTGTCCCTGTAGATTTAATTTTGAAACcacatatttttgcttttgtaattaCTCTTTCTTTAAATGCTAGAAGTTGTTTCTCTGCGAGCCACCCTTTTCTGAATATTCAGGTTGCTGTCATTGGTGATAGAATATGGCAATAGACTGAATTGCTCCACTTAATCTTTTATAGAAGACACTGAAAGTTATAGGTTAAATTTTGACCTTCGTGAGGGTatcaaaaattgttttccttgttACCTTTCCATTGTAATTAGGTCTTCATTCATACTACAGTCAGGCCagtgttattaaaaatgttaatggctTTAGCCAGACCGCCCATTTAGGATACTATTAAGGCATataggagattttttaaaaagtcaattgctttcaaactctactgaaaaggaaaaagtataatTCTGGTACAAGGAATGCAGACCTCCAAAGTCTTCTTCGCATTTTGGATTCATTCTATCCTTGAGACTTGTAGGATTTGTGAACATGGTGACTGAGGGGAAAATAGAGGAAATTCCTTGCATTTCCTCTGTCTGTTGTTCCCAGATAAACTCACAGTTGCCTTTTGAAGAAGCAGACATTAGCCCTGTAGCTGTGTGCCCTAAGTGTTGTGAAGgagatcaggggagggggtgagaagtAGAATGGGAAAGTATATAGACTTGTGAAGAGGCTAAAGATTCTGTACTAAGATACTAACAATGAGTCACAGGATAGATAACGTGGTGAAGTTGGGCCACCTTCATTTGATAGTCAGAAAAATCTTTTAGATCATTTGAAAATGAGAATCAAGGCTAATTAATGTTGATTTGACAATAAAACATGAGTTAATTCTGCAACTATTTGGGGGGTAATTTTAAGGTTTCCAGTTCATTTAGAGCTGTATTGGTAAATGCTGAAAAACAAGCACTTTTAGTTAATCTTCGATTTATTGGATGTAGCAAATATTATAATCataatatttaatctttataGTTTGAATATGGAAATGAACTCTTTACCCCATCTTGAACTGTCTTTGAACAGACTCAAGGTGATCTTTTCAACACTGGAAATGACCCtacacacataccaaaaaaatCTAAAGCAGTAAGATGTATTTGAAGATCCATACCTCTTAGACTTTTTAGATTTGTCTTGGGAAAGAATTTATGAACCTATAACCAGTATTAGTGCAGTCTTGGGTTCCTTGTTCTGCATAATTGCACCCTTTCTCAGGTATGTCctgaaaacataaattttaaaataatctctttagAGATTAGATTCTCAGTGGATAGTGTGTaaggggactgggggaggggggtggggggttggacACAGGACACTGACACAGTAGAGCAGGGATTTTTAACATTCAATAGCCAAATagaatttcaagaatatttttaccCCCTCAGAATAAGTGAAACAACATCTATtatttggtaaatacccagtgctACACTCCTAAAAGTCTTTTCTTTCATCcaggtaacttttttttcctgcttggtgGAAGGGTATATAGTAAACTTTACTGTCACTAGGAAAGCACTTGTCCGAAATGTTTTAAAGTACTAGAAAAGGGATAATTCAGCACTTTTTCTGTTACAACACTAAAGTCTTAATTTATCTTCAGAGTCTTAGGTACTGTAAGTTTTTATTAgcgtgattatttaaaaatataaagcataacTACATAATACGGGGTCAGATCACATTTATATAAATCttgtcttattaaaaaaaaaaagacgacatTCTGTACCTTTACAAGCAATTCCAAATGATTGCCTCacttttcccatttcattaagCATTTCAGGCTTAAGAATTTGGAATTTGAGAGGAGATGAGGGGAAAATTCCCCAACATGAAAAATTGTGTCAgaccattttagaaaaatcactagGAAAATGggtagggattctctctccctttaagTCTTCAGGGAATGAGCAGTATTTAGAATCTTTGGCTGAAATTCAAGCCTTTTTACtgtgtaaatttttaatattaattcacTGACATGCTTTTTACATCAGAGGACTGAAAATGgatcttaatgtttttaagttgtGGAAGGGTATATTTCTAAAATGAGGGGGGGATAATTAACTAGGTTAGTATACCAGCATTAGTAAGTTTAAGGAATTTTAGTATGTAATAGCAAAGTGTTTGATTAAAAGTCTAATCCTATATTGCTAGTCGAAATTAGTTACATTCTGATCTAGGAAAGATAATAGTCATTGGATATTGATATGCTGTGCTGTCAGAAAACCAGACTAAGATAGAAACCTTTATCTGACTCCCACATGTTGCTTGTTCTGATGGGATGTATACTTTACAGCAGCTTATTGCTGCTTTGAGAAGAAATGTATAAACTATACATTTGGAGTGTTTGCATATAATTCTTTATAACCTCCACTTTAAACTGTCAGACATTGGTATTTTATCAGTCCACACTGTTAAATAAAACTAATGTTCTTAGGAATCCAACTTGTACACACTGTTTAAAAACCCTCAGGGACAGTTTACACACTATTCTCACTCAATTCAGGTACTTTGATGCTATTCTTAAACCTAACAGTgacttgtatttttctgttttgcttttatttcgaCGTGCTGGTAGCACATCCTTGATGAATGTCAACTTAAAAAACTCAGTTCAGGTATCCAGGTATAACTCAGCCAAACAGATTTTAAAGCTGCATATAACTCTCCAGCACACGGTGCCTCACACTCTTATAGTGGCATTCTATATATTCAGTTATTACTACTGAGCAGATAATATGGGGGTTCCTGTTAACAGTGTATTTAAAACAATGTGCATAAATGTATAACCAGCACATGTctcacgcacgcgcacacacacacaaacaaacacacataaacacagttaaactgtatatttttaaatgccactaGAAGCCAGCACAATTAAATGACATTCCTTGCTGCTTCTGTAAACTATAACAGACGCAGTTCCTCCTCGATGTGGCTCTTGCTTCTTCACCACACTACTACTAAATTCAAGCACTGGTCCTTGGGTGTCTGACCTCTACATTCTAGTTTATGCAATGTCTTTAGAGAATTCTGTGCACTGGCCACTGTGATGGAACCGTTGGGCCAGGAGTGCTCTGAGTTTATTAGTAGTGATTCTGCCAAAGTTGGTGTGGTAACATGAGTATGTAATGTCAAAAAATTAGCAGAGGTCTAGGTCTGCATATCTGCAGACAATTTTGTCAGTATATTTTGTAGCCTTGAAGTCCTCAGTGACAAGTTTCTAATGATGTGAAGTTCTAATTCCAGTGTTTTAGCCCTTTGCATCTTTAATGTTAAGACTTGTCTACTAGAGGTCTTTATTCTTTAAGACTCCTTTTGTTTTCTACAGTACTTTCTGTGGTTAACAAAATAGATTATTCCTCTGCTTTAATATTTGATATCTTACATCTAAAAGGAACTCCATATATAAAACCCATAGCCTTTGAAGATACGGAAAATGGCATCTTTCAGATTTCTAGAAGTTCAAGTGTCATGCAACAAAACAGGAACCCCCTTTACTCTTATGGACCTCATTTCAATATACTGTTTACAGTTTGACGGAAttgtataatttaatatttctcttgtactgtagtttatatttatttacagatttttttttgtactgtgtGATTTGAACTTTTTGTTCCTTGCTATGATCAATGTTTATGTAGTAGAGCACTTATGATCACAAATTAAGTTTTTTGGTTTGATTGcactacattaaattttttaatgcagttCTGATTTTTGACTGGACTAAAATAAGCTGTGTCTTAATGTATGTGATGAGTACTTAAAACTTTAATCCATGTGGTcccctttttttttgcattgtatgTCAAAAGCGCTAGTTCTTTCGTGCATGTGTAAGATTTAATGGTTCCATTGTATTATTTGACCATGACATTTTGGAGAAACATTCCCAGCTGTAATGTTGTGTATGGTAGTTCTCACTGGATGCTAGACTTTTCAGAACCACTATTCTTCTAATAAATTTTGTTGTGAAAAGCTGTTTTAAAAGCTTGGTTTCTACTTCTTAAGagtttattgctttaaaaaaaaaaaagtccacagaaGGGGTAAGATTTCGGTGTGTACTGTAAATGTATATGGTAATTGAAGTTGGTAATTTTTTATGGTAAATTCTTCCTAGATTATCTCTTAGATAGCTAGAAGTTGCTGCTTCAAAACTATGCTTCAGTAGTTGGGTGCTGCACTGCCTTTAACTCTGTGTCTTTACTAATTTGATACTCCCCTACCTCAGTTTTCTTCATTTGcattattcactttaaaaagttttttcaacAAACAAGATACTGTATATCTTGATGTTTTCATGAGACCTGCTTGCTGGACTtggtttttcataattttcttagaGTAAAACTTTATGCTGGAATTGCTtgctaaaaataatgatttaCTAGGTTCTGTTTGCTCTTTTCTTGAGGCACAAGTGTGAAAGTAACATCAATCAGTTGAGGTTATTACGTTCTGATTTTTGGGAGGATGctggtatttctttttatcaGAGCCAATAAAGAATAGCATATATGTTGCTCAACGTTTATATTGTGGTTTTTAGAAACTAGGTGTATAAAGCAGTTCTGTATTATAAAGTGATTCCTGTTGTGAAGTGGTGAGGGGAACAACTGAATTACAGTGATAAAGATTAGAAATGGTTGAGAAAGCTTTTTCAAGCTTGTGATTGATCCATGTGTAATTCAGCATGTAGGTTGAATTGATTTCTGATAATTTCTAATGgcattttatattgaaaatgatGCTATTGTTGGTAGTTGCTTTAGAttatcttttagtatttaaaagaaatggttattaaagtattatttatgagaaagtgcacatgtgtgagtgcgattgggggaggggtagagagagagggagaccaaaggatttgaagtgggctgtgctgacagcagaaagcccgaggcgggcctcaaactcacaaaccatgagatcatgcatgacctgagctgaagtcagacactcaaccgagggagccacccaggcatcccttaatgtttatttattttgagaaggaaagcACATGttaaggggaggggcagagagaaagggagagagaatctgaagcaggcttcatgctgtcagcacagagtctgacttggggctccatcccacaaaccatgagatcatgacctgaaccgaaatcaagagtcaggtgataaatctactgagccacccaagcgccccttagtatagtatttctgtcttctttctttggcTAATTCTGCCTTTTGGTCCGATGTTTATAAATTTGGCAATTTTGTTGGTTCTGTAGGCTTACTCATTGGGTTCATTTGTTCTCCTTAGTTATGACACGTTTATAGAACATTTTTCTGGAAACCTAATTATCActtctttgtaaattttaaagttaCAACTGCTTGTTTCTTGGCACTATCCATTCCAAACGGGTGGCCAGATCAATATAGTTAGGATTATAATCTAGCATCTcataagtaaatttattttagtgattCTGTCTTCAAATTGATATTTGGCTCTccaattatatttttagaaagggCTTATTACTTCTAacccagaaatttcttttctggttctgttGATACTTTGTTAAGACACAGAGTCACTGAATTAATTTCAAGGTGTAGGAATCTGGGAGATTGCATAAGGGAAATGaagtggaaaaaatggaaaatggtacaGCTTTCTGCCATTTCTTGACTTGTGTAGgtgttattttttccattagaACTGTCCTTTTCTGTCACCATAGATTTGTagtgaaatgtaaaaacatgtaACTAAGTCATATGGTGCTAGACTTCGTCGCTGAAATgactgaaaaatcttttttttttaatagaaagcatTAAGTAACATGATAGATAACTTCTTGTATTCTGAGTGTACcctttatcattatttgtttCTAGTGGCAAGTATTTAGCACAGAATTTTATTCCTATTCAACTTAAAAGTGATTGGACTTTTGCTGTTTGGGGAGGAAATGGTAATGTATCAAACTGCATTTACAACTGGAGTAAAAAGACTTTATTTCAGAGTTTGGTGGAAAAGAAAtgttctcaaaagaaaacattgttttgaAAGGTTGATCAGTGTTTGTAGTTAATAGTTTAAGCCATGATTTGGTTAGAGCTCAACTTAGAAAGTAAGAACCTGGGGaataagtgaaaatatataaaaattcataagTATTAAATCTTGAGTCTGGAGCTTTTTGTAGGCGTGTGAAAATACTATGGTTTGTTGACTAGTAGTTGTGAGATGTTAATTGTGCTCTTGCCAACCTTATTTGGTCAGCAGTATGAAATGATCAGGGATTATTTGGTACGTTAAATTCCTGTTA
This genomic stretch from Prionailurus bengalensis isolate Pbe53 chromosome D2, Fcat_Pben_1.1_paternal_pri, whole genome shotgun sequence harbors:
- the LCOR gene encoding ligand-dependent corepressor isoform X2, yielding MQRMIQQFAAEYTSKNSSTQDPSQPNSTKNQSLPKASPVTTSPTAATTQNPVLSKLLMADQDSPLDLTVRKSQSEPSEQDGVLDLSTKKSPCAGSTSLSHSPGCSSAQGNGRPGRPSQYRPDGLRSGDGVPPRSLQDGTREGFGHSTSLKVPLARSLQISEELLSRNQLSTAASLGPSGLQNHGQHLILSREASWAKPHYEFNLSRMKFRGNGALSNISDLPFLAENSAFPKMALQAKQDGKKDASHASPVDLKIPQVRGMDLSWESRTGDQYSYSSLVMGSQTESALSKKLRAILPKQNRKSMLDAGPDSWGSDAEQSTSGQPYPTSDQEGDPGSKQPRKKRGRYRQYNSEILEEAISVVMSGKMSVSKAQSIYGIPHSTLEYKVKERLGTLKNPPKKKMKLMRSEGPDVSVKIELDPQGEAAQSANESKNE